In Tachypleus tridentatus isolate NWPU-2018 chromosome 7, ASM421037v1, whole genome shotgun sequence, a genomic segment contains:
- the LOC143256394 gene encoding uncharacterized protein LOC143256394, whose protein sequence is MRKCMLVDQKVSIVNNNMRKCMLVDQKVSIVNNNMRKCMLVDQKVSIVNNNMKCMLVDQKVTVVNNNMRKCMLVDQEVSIVNNNMRKCMLVDQKVSIVNNNMRKCMLVDQKGTVVNNNMRKCMLVDQKGTVVNNNMRKCMLVDQKVSILNNNMRKCMLVDQKVSILNNNMRKCMLVDQKVSILNNNMRKCMLVDQKVSILNNNMRKCMLVDQKVSILNNNMRKCMLVDQKVSIVNSNIRKRMLVDQKVTVVNNNMKCMLVDQKVSIVNNNMRKCMLVDQEVSIVNNNMRKCMLVDQKVTVVNNNIRKCMLVDQKVTVVNNNIRKCMLVDQKVTVVNNNIRKCMLVDQKVTVVNNNIRKRMLVDQKVSFVNSNIRKRMLVDQKVFIVNSNMRKCMLVDQKVSIVNSNMRKCMLVDQKVSIVNNNMRMCMLVDQKVSIVNSNIMKCMLVDQKVSDIVNSNIRKCMLVDQKVSDVSDNIRKCMLVDQKVSDIVNSNIRKCMLVDQKVSDVSDNIRKCMLLVSFCSSPV, encoded by the exons ATGAGAAAGTGTATGCTGGTTGATCAGAAAGTGTCTATTGTTAACAATAACATGAGGAAGTGTATGCTGGTTGATCAGAAAGTGTCTATTGTTAACAATAACATGAGGAAGTGTATGCTGGTTGATCAGAAAGTGTCTATTGTTAACAATAACATGAAGTGTATGCTGGTTGATCAGAAAGTGactgttgttaacaataacatgaGGAAGTGTATGCTGGTTGATCAGGAAGTGTCTATTGTTAACAATAACATGAGGAAGTGTATGCTGGTTGATCAGAAAGTGTCTATTGTTAACAATAACATGAGGAAGTGTATGCTGGTTGATCAGAAAGGGactgttgttaacaataacatgaGGAAGTGTATGCTGGTTGATCAGAAAGGGactgttgttaacaataacatgaGGAAGTGTATGCTGGTTGATCAGAAAGTGTCTATTCTTAACAATAACATGAGGAAGTGTATGCTGGTTGATCAGAAAGTGTCTATTCTTAACAATAACATGAGGAAGTGTATGCTGGTTGATCAGAAAGTGTCTATTCTTAACAATAACATGAGGAAGTGTATGCTGGTTGATCAGAAAGTGTCTATTCTTAACAATAACATGAGGAAGTGTATGCTGGTTGATCAGAAAGTGTCTATTCTTAACAATAACATGAGGAAGTGTATGCTGGTTGATCAGAAAGTGTCTATTGTTAACAGTAACATCAGGAAGCGTATGCTGGTTGATCAGAAAGTGactgttgttaacaataacatgaAGTGTATGCTGGTTGATCAGAAAGTGTCTATTGTTAACAATAACATGAGGAAGTGTATGCTGGTTGATCAGGAAGTGTCTATTGTTAACAATAACATGAGGAAGTGTATGCTGGTTGATCAGAAAGTGactgttgttaacaataacatcaGGAAGTGTATGCTGGTTGATCAGAAAGTGactgttgttaacaataacatcaGGAAGTGTATGCTGGTTGATCAGAAAGTGactgttgttaacaataacatcaGGAAGTGTATGCTGGTTGATCAGAAAGTGactgttgttaacaataacatcaGGAAGCGTATGCTGGTTGATCAGAAAGTGTCTTTTGTTAACAGTAACATCAGGAAGCGTATGCTGGTTGATcagaaagtgtttattgttaacagtaacatGAGGAAGTGTATGCTGGTTGATCAGAAAGTGTCTATTGTTAACAGTAACATGAGGAAGTGTATGCTGGTTGATCAGAAAGTGTCTATTGTTAACAATAACATGAGGATGTGTATGCTGGTTGATCAGAAAGTGTCTATTGTTAACAGTAACATCATGAAGTGTATGCTGGTTGATCAGAAG GTGTCTGATATTGTTAACAGTAACATCAGGAAGTGTATGCTGGTTGATCAGAAAGTGTCTGATGTTAGTGATAACATAAGGAAATGTATGCTGGTTGATCAGAAAGTGTCTGATATTGTTAACAGTAACATCAGGAAGTGTATGCTGGTTGATCAGAAAGTGTCTGATGTTAGTGATAACATAAGGAAATGTATGCTGCTTGTATCGTTTTGTTCATCTCCAGTTTAG